Below is a window of Tolypothrix bouteillei VB521301 DNA.
TACACCTTCAAATCTAAATTGTGAGGAGGAAACTATAAGCAACCAGTCAAAATTAGCTTGACAGAATGCTAGACATTGGTTGAGTTTGCCGAACTTGTTGAATCATTGTTGAAATTAGGCAGAGGACAGCAATTTACATCATTCAAGCAGACTTTGCCCCAGTGTAATGCCCAACGGACAAGAGCAACTCGGTTGTCTGTGCCTGTCTTGGTGAGAATATTGCTGATATGGTTGTCAACGGTTCGCTTGCTTATTTCCAACTTTGCTGCAATCTCTTGGTTAGTTAAGCCAGCAGCCACTAAATCAATAATTTGCAGTTCTCTGTCTGACAGACTAACAGGGGTCTGAGACTCGCCACCAGCCATGAGTTTTTTTCCTCTTTAGTATATGTACTTAATCACTCTTTCTCATTCTAGAAGATTCTTTTGGAGGTAGATGCTTAAAGTATAGGCAGAAATACTATTTTTATGAGAAGTAGGGCAGAAGGATGAGGGGAGGAGGGGATGGGGGATAAGGAAGACAAGGGGGACAAGAAAAGACCACTATTTGTTTTTTTTGTTACTATATACTTATGTATAAATAAGTATAAAGATAAGTAGAAATACTATTAAACAGGAGTACTTACAACTAAGTTTGGTAGCAAAAATTGCTATTTAATTGTATGAACGAACGCCAACAAATTGGCAGAAATGTTGTAATTTTATACTGGAAATTCCTAAGCCAACATCCAAAATTCAATGAGTAATCCCCGTGTTTTGTGCCTGGGTGAAGTTTTGTTTGACCGATTAGCTGACCAATTGGGGCGAAAGCTAGAAGAAGTTGAGTCTTGGACAGCTTATCCTGGAGGAGCACCCGCTAACGTAGCCTGTGCTTTAATGAAGTTGGGAACATCTACAGGATTTGTCGGTTGTGTGGGTGAGGACGCACCAGGTAATGAACTGGTGGAACTGTTTGAAAAGGTGGGTGTAAATACAACAGGAATACAGCGTCATCCCACAGCACCAACAAGGCAAGTTAATGTTGTACGCTCGCTCTTAGGCGATCGCTCTTTTGCTGGCTTTAAAGACTTTGAAACCACAGAGTTTGCGGACACTTACCTAAAAGCTGACAAATTACCAATAGAGTTATTTGAAGCAGCAGATTTTCTAGTTTTAGGGACTTTGGAGTTAGCTTATCCGGAAAGCGGACAAGCTATTTACCGCGCTTTAGAGCTAGCAGAACATTATGATATTAAGGTGCTTCTAGATATCAATTGGCGTCCCGTGTTCTGGACAAATCCCGATATTGCTCCTCAAAAAATTCAAGAATTATTTAAACAAGTTGATTTTCTCAAACTTTCTAAAGAAGAAGCTGAGTGGCTATTTAATACAGCTGATGCAGGTGCAATCACTTACCGCCTCAATTCGGTTGAAGGAGTTTTGATCACAGATGGAGAAAACGGCTGTGCTTATTGTCTTGGTGAAAACGAAGGCAAACTCCCCGCTTTTTCCGTCCCTGTCGTTGATACAACTGGTGCAGGGGATAGTTTTGTCGCTGGCTTTATTCACCAAATACTGACTTATGGTATCCAGAGCTTGAACGACAAAGAAACTGTCACAAAAATTCTGAATTATGCCAGTGCAGCAGGAGCATTAACGACAATGAAAGCAGGTGCGATCGCATCTCAACCCACTGCAGCCGAAGTAGAAGCTTTTCTCACTTCTCACTCTAGCTAACAAAGATGGGCTGCAAGATCCCCGACTTTATCAAGAAGTTGGGGATCTAACCAACGTAACATTTATAGATAACTTTATATGTCAATCAACCGACTCAGCCAACAAATACAGTTCATTATCGAAATTGACGATTGTGTAGCTGAAGGTTACTTGCAAGAAGCACCCGCTACAATTGCCTCCCACTCAGATTGAGAAAGAGGTTGCTCCTTAAAGTCGGTATCAAAACAACGGCTAGCAGCCGCAATTAATGCTGTCACAATCTCTTTAATATCTAATTGAGGAAGTCTCACGGGTGTAAATGTTTCCCCAGGAAAAACCCGAGCAAATAACTCACCATCTGGTTGCAAACGAATAGAACCATGCTGTAGGGTCGCTACTCCCCTTCGCAGTTGGGCGCTACCAATAAATTTTGTTCCATTTGGCAAAACAAGATCGGCACCAGTCGCAGTACCAAAACAATTGGGGTTGTGGATATAACCTCGCCCTGCTGTTCCGTAGTGCAATTCTACACCAAGCGCTCGCCACCCTTGAATCAAAAACTCACAAATTTTCTGGTAGATCTCAACACGGTTTCCCGTCAGATTGGATGTCACTACAGTGTAAGTTAAATCACCTTGATGCAATACCGCCCGCCCCCCTGTTGGACGCTGCACCAAGTTGATTTTTTGTCCCTGCCAAACCAGATTTTGCCAGTGTTCTGGATATTTGTGTTGGTGGTATCCCAAGGAAATAGTCAGTGGCGACCAAGTATAAAATCGCAAAGTAGGCGGATGCGATCGCAACAGGTGCTGTTCTAGCAACCAACGATCGATTGCCATTTGCGAGTCACCAGAAGCTTCTAACAACGGAATCAGTCGCCACATAGAATTTTGGATTTTAGATTTTGGATTGAGGGTTTGGGATTGGGGAATTTTCAGCTGACTTCCCATCTAAAATCTAAAATTTCTTCAATAAGCTACACCATACTCAGCTTGTAACACTTCGTCATTGTTATCAGCAATAGTGGCTACAACCGTAATCAGACGAGAAACCTCACCTGGGGATAAATCTGTTAGAGTCCGGGTTCCCATAACAACTACTTGGTTTTCAATGATGGCAAAATGGGATTCAAAGGTACTTGATGCATTCATTTCCAAGAGTTTTTGCATTAACTTGGATTCATCCTTAGCGGGTAATTTCAGCACTGGAGACCAAACGGTGATGGTATCCTCATCAGTTGTACCAGTCAGCTGGACAAAGACTTCTACCGTACCATAGTGAAACTTCCAACGATAACCTCCTTCTGAAGGATGGCTTACCATTGCACTGTCATCTTGCTCTAAAGTGTCGATGACGTTTTCAACAATCTCTATATAGTTGATACTCGTTGTCTCAGCGATAAATTCGTTGATGAGTTCTGCATCTGACATGGATTCAGTTGCGGGCTTTTCTTGCTGTGATTGGGAGCTTGTCATACAGATTTTTGCCTCAGCAGCATCATTATTACATCTAGACATACTTTATAAAGGATAAAAGATGAAAAATACTTACTTCATCCTTCATAATTCATAATTCATAATTCATAAGGTGTGAGTTTATGTCCTCTGTTTCCGAAGCATCTCAAATTCGAGATATTCGTCAGCTAAGTATTAATCTCGATCGCTGGTACGTTGTTGCTCGTAGCAGCGAGGTCAATACTCAGCCCATAGGTGTAACGCTATGGAAACAAGCAATCGTACTTTATCGCGATCGCAACGAACAAATCCATGCTTTAGAAGATCGATGTCCCCATCGACTTGTTAAACTCAGTCACGGGCGAGCGATCGATAGCGAATTGGAATGCGCTTATCATGCTTGGCGCTTTAACGCTCGAGGCGAATGTGTAGCAGTACCTTATTTAGCAGACAATCAAAAACTCCCCAGTTGTAAAATTCGTCATTACCCCGTACAGGAACAAGACGGGTTTATTTGGCTTTTCCCTGGAAATGCACAAACCAAGCATCACGAGTCAGTACATCCAATGGGCGTTCCCGAATGGGAACACTTGAATTATATTGCTACAGTGTCAGTCATTCACTGTCAAGCACACTATTCTTATTTGATAGAAAACCTGATGGATATGTACCACGGGCATTTACATCAAGATTACCAAGCTTGGGCAGAACCATCCCTCAAAGATATTTACGAAGATAGCGATCGCGTTGACGCTCATTATAACGCTCAAAGTTATTACAAGATTGATAAAATTTGGTCTATTTCCCAGTTATTTTTTCCTGCTTTGCGCCGACTGCATCCCGAACCATTAAATGTTAGTTATATATATCCTCATTGGGCTTCAACATTAGGCAAAGATTTTAAAATTTATTGTTTGTTATGTCCTGTCAATGAGATAGAAACAAAAGCATATTTAGTTCATTTTACATCACTCAATGCTTTTTGGCGCTTGCATAAATTACCCGTATGGTTTCGACGGTTTGTGAAAAATAGTTTGTTTGGTTCGGCGCAGAAATTGTTGGATGGATTGGTGAAACAAGATGTACTGATGATCGAAGAGGAACAGCAAGCGTATTTGGAAAATCCTCAGAGGCGGGGTTATGAGTTAAACCGGGTAATAGCCAGCGTGCAGAGGTTAATGAGAAATCAGGTGGAAAAGCTAAAGTAATATGAAATATTTCCTTAAACTCTAAGCTTGAGGTTGTATCTGTAGTAAAAGATTCTATAGCAATCCTAAATCATTTGTAAAAAATTTGAATTGCTAATGGCTAATGGCTAATTGACCATTAGCCATTAGCAGTCTTCACGCTTATTCTTATATTTCATTTAGGACTGCTATATACCTCAGCCATTAGTATGAACGCTAGCAACTGCATGAATCCGAATTGCCTAAGTCTGAAAACTTTTTAGCAAGGGAGCATCTCAAATTTGCAATTGCCCTCAGAATAGAATTCTGGGGCTACACAAACAAAGCCTGCCTACGCAGGCTTTAAATAAGTCCGCACAGGCAGACGAGCGTTTGTATAGGCGTGATTTCAATCACAATCTTGTTTTTTCCAAACTGGGATGAGCCCATAATTCGT
It encodes the following:
- a CDS encoding carbohydrate kinase family protein yields the protein MSNPRVLCLGEVLFDRLADQLGRKLEEVESWTAYPGGAPANVACALMKLGTSTGFVGCVGEDAPGNELVELFEKVGVNTTGIQRHPTAPTRQVNVVRSLLGDRSFAGFKDFETTEFADTYLKADKLPIELFEAADFLVLGTLELAYPESGQAIYRALELAEHYDIKVLLDINWRPVFWTNPDIAPQKIQELFKQVDFLKLSKEEAEWLFNTADAGAITYRLNSVEGVLITDGENGCAYCLGENEGKLPAFSVPVVDTTGAGDSFVAGFIHQILTYGIQSLNDKETVTKILNYASAAGALTTMKAGAIASQPTAAEVEAFLTSHSS
- a CDS encoding lipoate--protein ligase family protein codes for the protein MWRLIPLLEASGDSQMAIDRWLLEQHLLRSHPPTLRFYTWSPLTISLGYHQHKYPEHWQNLVWQGQKINLVQRPTGGRAVLHQGDLTYTVVTSNLTGNRVEIYQKICEFLIQGWRALGVELHYGTAGRGYIHNPNCFGTATGADLVLPNGTKFIGSAQLRRGVATLQHGSIRLQPDGELFARVFPGETFTPVRLPQLDIKEIVTALIAAASRCFDTDFKEQPLSQSEWEAIVAGASCK
- a CDS encoding helix-turn-helix domain-containing protein translates to MAGGESQTPVSLSDRELQIIDLVAAGLTNQEIAAKLEISKRTVDNHISNILTKTGTDNRVALVRWALHWGKVCLNDVNCCPLPNFNNDSTSSANSTNV
- a CDS encoding aromatic ring-hydroxylating oxygenase subunit alpha — translated: MSSVSEASQIRDIRQLSINLDRWYVVARSSEVNTQPIGVTLWKQAIVLYRDRNEQIHALEDRCPHRLVKLSHGRAIDSELECAYHAWRFNARGECVAVPYLADNQKLPSCKIRHYPVQEQDGFIWLFPGNAQTKHHESVHPMGVPEWEHLNYIATVSVIHCQAHYSYLIENLMDMYHGHLHQDYQAWAEPSLKDIYEDSDRVDAHYNAQSYYKIDKIWSISQLFFPALRRLHPEPLNVSYIYPHWASTLGKDFKIYCLLCPVNEIETKAYLVHFTSLNAFWRLHKLPVWFRRFVKNSLFGSAQKLLDGLVKQDVLMIEEEQQAYLENPQRRGYELNRVIASVQRLMRNQVEKLK
- a CDS encoding YbjN domain-containing protein, coding for MTSSQSQQEKPATESMSDAELINEFIAETTSINYIEIVENVIDTLEQDDSAMVSHPSEGGYRWKFHYGTVEVFVQLTGTTDEDTITVWSPVLKLPAKDESKLMQKLLEMNASSTFESHFAIIENQVVVMGTRTLTDLSPGEVSRLITVVATIADNNDEVLQAEYGVAY